A genomic segment from uncultured Vibrio sp. encodes:
- a CDS encoding TetR/AcrR family transcriptional regulator, producing the protein MKKGKVTKEFILQRAFEIASEQGLESLTIGELAKQCGMSKSGLFAHFNSKLNLQLSVLEYANQVFTLRVISPVRELGDEHIERKIRGLLDSWMTWNHSFQGSCMFLDAWNDTAEEDCPLQAALRKSINTWLDYLEIQIVKGKESREFSSHLDTKQATFDLYGQYLSAHVFYSIKGEAESQRLFWQGINNLFARWKG; encoded by the coding sequence ATGAAGAAAGGAAAAGTAACCAAAGAGTTTATTCTGCAGCGCGCTTTTGAGATTGCCAGTGAGCAGGGATTAGAGAGCCTGACTATTGGTGAGCTAGCAAAACAGTGTGGGATGTCGAAAAGTGGCCTGTTCGCCCATTTTAACTCTAAGCTGAACTTACAGCTTTCGGTATTAGAGTATGCGAATCAAGTGTTCACCTTACGTGTGATATCGCCTGTGCGAGAGCTAGGGGATGAGCACATAGAGAGAAAAATCCGTGGGTTGTTAGATTCCTGGATGACCTGGAATCACTCTTTTCAGGGTAGCTGCATGTTTCTTGATGCGTGGAATGATACGGCAGAGGAAGACTGTCCGTTGCAAGCCGCATTGAGAAAGTCCATCAATACGTGGCTAGACTACTTAGAAATACAAATCGTGAAAGGTAAAGAAAGTCGTGAGTTTTCAAGCCATTTAGATACAAAACAAGCAACATTTGATTTGTATGGACAATACCTAAGCGCGCATGTGTTTTACTCGATTAAAGGCGAGGCCGAGAGTCAGAGATTGTTCTGGCAAGGTATTAATAACTTGTTTGCTCGTTGGAAGGGCTAA
- a CDS encoding acyltransferase family protein codes for MGTNKKIASLEFARIIAMLAIVGLHCQMALTYWHWDDVPWVGYMLNQMSRFAVPLFFLISGYLIQPKLSTIPIETVKRYSKPLIRIWVVWSVICLLVPFQWQTVSEAGYLAERQGYWDYLMLSPINSFLEGGLVHLWFLPALVMAVSLIAFLVRVRLSQLLLPIALLLYVYGVLAGSYSTLTELPSPFFTRNGPFFSTLLVVLGYLTREKQWQCSHSKALILIVIGMMLHFGEAYGLMQYNVVFNTHDFLFGTVIWSLGIFMWLLSHPNFGNMPWVLKWSPSILGIYVSHLLVIIVMMNVAGILGLRDLAKDVFIYSTTIVTTLLFVKGIDTSPLRKLLLR; via the coding sequence ATGGGAACAAACAAAAAGATAGCGAGCTTAGAATTTGCTCGAATCATCGCCATGTTAGCTATCGTCGGCCTTCACTGCCAGATGGCACTTACTTACTGGCACTGGGATGACGTACCGTGGGTCGGTTACATGCTTAATCAGATGTCACGGTTTGCGGTTCCTTTGTTTTTCCTTATTTCAGGCTACTTGATTCAGCCAAAGCTCAGCACTATTCCAATCGAAACAGTCAAACGTTATTCAAAACCGTTAATCAGGATATGGGTGGTGTGGAGTGTGATTTGTTTATTGGTACCGTTCCAATGGCAGACAGTCTCTGAAGCAGGTTACTTAGCAGAGCGACAAGGTTACTGGGATTATCTGATGTTATCCCCGATTAACTCTTTCCTCGAAGGAGGACTGGTACATTTATGGTTCCTGCCAGCACTCGTTATGGCCGTGTCGCTGATCGCTTTTTTAGTCAGAGTCAGACTGTCACAACTGCTACTACCCATCGCATTATTGCTGTACGTATATGGCGTTCTAGCGGGGAGTTATTCTACGTTAACCGAACTGCCATCTCCCTTTTTCACTCGTAATGGTCCTTTCTTTAGTACCTTACTGGTTGTACTTGGTTATCTGACCAGAGAGAAGCAATGGCAATGTTCGCACAGCAAGGCCTTGATCCTGATCGTGATAGGCATGATGCTTCATTTCGGAGAGGCGTATGGCTTGATGCAGTACAACGTCGTGTTTAACACGCATGATTTCTTATTTGGAACCGTGATTTGGTCACTCGGTATTTTCATGTGGCTGCTTTCTCACCCCAACTTTGGCAACATGCCATGGGTGTTAAAATGGTCGCCAAGCATTTTAGGTATCTACGTTAGTCACCTACTGGTGATCATTGTGATGATGAATGTGGCCGGTATTCTCGGACTACGAGATTTGGCTAAAGATGTGTTTATTTACTCAACCACCATCGTCACCACATTACTCTTTGTCAAAGGCATTGATACTTCACCACTAAGAAAATTATTACTAAGATAA